One Meleagris gallopavo isolate NT-WF06-2002-E0010 breed Aviagen turkey brand Nicholas breeding stock chromosome 11, Turkey_5.1, whole genome shotgun sequence genomic region harbors:
- the LOC104912632 gene encoding WD repeat and FYVE domain-containing protein 1-like has product MSSPCSAMAYHHDSRRIFVGQDNGAIMEFHISEDFNKMNFVKTYPAHQNRVSAITFCLTSEWVISTGHDKCISWMCTRSGSMLGRHYFTSWASCLQYPL; this is encoded by the exons CTCCGTGTTCAGCCATGGCTTATCATCATGACAGCAGGCGAATATTTGTAGGCCAGGATAACGGAGCCATCATG GAGTTTCATATTTCAGAGGACTTCAATAAGATGAACTTTGTGAAGACCTACCCAG CTCATCAGAATCGAGTGTCTGCTATTACCTTCTGCCTGACATCAGAGTGGGTTATCAGCACTGGTCATGACAAGTGCATCAGCTGGATGTGTACCAGGAGTGGGAGTATGCTGGGGAGACATTACTTCACCTCATGGGCTTCATGTCTACAGTATCCTTTGTAA